In Thermothelomyces thermophilus ATCC 42464 chromosome 2, complete sequence, a single window of DNA contains:
- a CDS encoding peptidase-like protein: MLRNIFLTAALAAFGQCGSTVFESVPAKPRGWTRLGDASADQPLRLRIALQQPNEDLFERTLYEVSDPSHARYGQHLSRDELSALLAPRAESTAAVLNWLRDAGIPSDKIEEDGEWINLRVTVREASELLDADFGVWAYEGTNVKRVRALQYSVPEEIAPHIRMVAPVVRFGQIRPERSQVFEVVETAPSQVKVAAAIPPQDLDVKACNTSITPECLRALYKVGSYQAEPSKKSLFGVAGYLEQWAKYDQLELFASTYAPYAADANFTSVGVNGGENNQGPSDQGDIEANLDIQYAVALSYKTPITYYITGGRGPLVPDLDQPDPNDVSNEPYLEFFSYLLKLPDSELPQTLTTSYGEDEQSVPRPYAEKVCQMIGQLGARGVSVIFSSGDTGVGSACQTNDGKNTTRFLPIFPGACPYVTSIGATRYVEPEQAAAFSSGGFSDIFKRPAYQEAAVSTYLHKHLGSRWKGLYNPQGRGFPDVSAQGVAYHVFSQDKDIKVSGTSASAPLFAALVSLLNNARLAQGRPPLGFLNPWLYSEKVQKAGALTDIVHGGSSGCTGKDMYSGLPTPYVPYASWNATPGWDPVTGLGTPVFDKLLELSSPGKKLPHIGGGHGHGAGGH, from the exons ATGCTTCGAAACATCTTCCTCACGGCAGCCCTCGCCGCTTTCGGCCAATGCGGTTCCACCGTTTTCGAGTCGGTCCCGGCGAAGCCCCGCGGTTGGACGCGCCTCGGCGATGCATCCGCCGACCAGCCGCTCCGCTTACGCATCGCTCTGCAGCAGCCCAACGAGGACCTGTTTGAGCGCACCCTATATGAGGTTTCGGACCCGTCCCACGCCAGGTACGGCCAGCACCTGTCGCGCGACGAGCTCTCGGCGCTGCTCGCCCCGCGCGCCGAGTCGACGGCGGCCGTGCTCAACTGGCTGCGCGACGCCGGCATCCCCTCCGATAAGATCGAGGAGGACGGCGAGTGGATCAACCTCCGCGTGACTGTGCGCGAGGCGTCCGAGCTGCTCGACGCCGACTTTGGCGTCTGGGCCTACGAGGGCACCAACGTCAAGCGAGTGCGCGCGCTGCAGTACTCCGTGCCCGAAGAGATCGCCCCACACATCCGCATGGTCGCGCCCGTCGTCCGGTTCGGGCAGATCCGACCGGAGCGCAGCCAGGTGTTCGAGGTGGTGGAGACGGCCCCATCGCAGGTCAAGGTGGCGGCGGCCATCCCGCCGCAGGATCTCGACGTCAAGGCCTGCAATACCAGCATCACGCCCGAGTGCCTGCGCGCTCTGTACAAGGTCGGCTCGTACCAGGCCGAGCCGAGCAAGAAGAGCCTGTTTGGTGTCGCCGGTTACCTGGAGCAGTGGGCCAAGTACGACCAGCTCGAGTTGTTCGCCAGCACGTACGCCCCGTACGCTGCCGACGCCAACTTCACTTCGGTCGGCGTCAATGGTGGAGAGAATAATCAGGGCCCATCCGACCAGGGCGACATCGAGGCGAATCTGGATATCCAGTACGCCGTCGCTCTCTCGTACAAGACCCCTATCACCTACTACATCACCGGGGGGCGTGGGCCGCTCGTTCCGGACCTTGA CCAGCCGGACCCGAATGAT GTTTCCAACGAGCCGTACCTGGAGTTCTTCTCGTACCTTCTGAAGCTGCCCGACTCCGAGCTCCCGCAGACCTTGACCACCTCCTACGGCGAGGACGAACAGTCCGTCCCTCGCCCCTACGCCGAGAAGGTCTGCCAGATGATCGGCCAGCTGGGCGCCCGTGGTGTGTCTGTCATCTTCTCGTCGGGAGA CACCGGCGTCGGATCCGCGTGCCAAACCAACGACGGCAAGAACACGACCCGCTTCCTGCCTATTTTCCCTGG AGCATGCCCATACGTGACCTCTATCGGCGCCACCCGTTACGTCGAACCCGAACAGGCCGCAGCCTTCTCCTCGGGCGGCTTCTCCGACATCTTCAAGCGCCCCGCCTACCAAGAGGCCGCCGTCAGCACCTATCTACACAAGCACCTCGGGAGCCGCTGGAAGGGTCTGTACAACCCTCAGGGCCGTGGGTTCCCGGACGTCTCGGCCCAGGGCGTCGCCTACCACGTCTTCTCGCAGGACAAGGACATCAAGGTCTCGGGTACCAGCGCGTCGGCGCCCCTGTTCGCGGCTCTCGTCAGCTTGCTGAACAACGCGCGCCTTGCGCAGGGCCGGCCGCCGCTCGGCTTCCTGAACCCATGGCTGTACTCGGAGAAGGTGCAGAAGGCGGGCGCCCTGACCGATATCGTCCACGGCGGGTCGAGCGGGTGCACCGGCAAGGATATGTACTCGGGCCTGCCGACCCCCTACGTGCCGTACGCCAGCTGGAACGCCACCCCTGGCTGGGATCCCGTCACCGGCCTGGGCACGCCCGTCTTTGACAAGCTGCTCGAGCTCAGCTCGCCCGGCAAGAAGCTGCCGCACATTGGCGGCGGGCACGGGCATGGGGCCGGCGGGCACTGA
- a CDS encoding TAF6-like protein (1| transcription initiation factor TFIID complex 60 kDa subunit [Metarhizium anisopliae ARSEF 23] Contains conserved domain TAF6[COG5095], Transcription initiation factor TFIID, subunit TAF6 (also component of histone acetyltransferase SAGA)) — protein MAAHDGPKLLWNPDNVRDVADSIGISLADEPLRVLAQDVEYRIGQVIVESLRFMRAANRTTLTVQDVSLALKVLDVEPLYGYESTRPLRYGEASLGPGQPLFYIDDEEVDFEKVINAPLPKVPRDMSFTAHWLAIEGVQPSIPQNPTTAETSSKELLPKGPGANPALAALAGNDNVSFRPSVKHVISKELILYFDKIQAAILDDDPDEEKTRLREAALESVRSDSGLHQLLPYFVNFITNQVTHHLDDLFILRQMMELAEAVIQNPNLFLDPYASALSAPILTCLMSRRLGGAASADEGSDTLREQYSLRELAASLLEMVARKYGATNALLRPKLTRTCLKHFLDPTRPPAVLFGAIRGVAASGGPEAVRVLVLPSLKSFDGAVLQPLSEKGEAHAMELEMLVGGIMKAIDSLVGGSAISLANGVNGVDLSKEAEQVTEFLGPVIGQRVARLGNHALNRAILEVRHLD, from the exons ATGGCCGCGCACGACGGCCCGAAGCTGCTTTGGAACCCAGACAACGTCCGAGATGTTGCCGACTCGATAGGGATATCGCTAGCAGACGAGCCGCTGCGCGTGCTCGCCCAAGACGTCGAGTATCGTATCGGGCAGGTCATCGTCGAGTCCCTGCGATTTATGCGCGCCGCCAATCGCACTACTTTGACCGTGCAGGACGTGTCGTTAGCGCTCAAAGTGCTCGATGTCGAGCCGCTCTATGGCTACGAGTCCACGCGCCCGCTTCGATATGGCGAAGCGAGTCTTGGCCCTGGCCAGCCTCTCTTCTATATCGACGACGAAGAGGTCGATTTTGAGAAAGTGATCAACGCTCCGCTGCCGAAAGTGCCGCGCGATATGAGCTTCACCG CCCACTGGCTTGCCATCGAGGGCGTCCAGCCGTCCATTCCCCAGAATCCCACGACCGCCGAGACCTCCTCCAAAGAGCTCCTGCCGAAGGGGCCCGGCGCCAACCCCGCCCTGGCCGCCCTCGCAGGCAACGACAACGTCTCGTTCCGACCCTCGGTCAAGCACGTCATTAGCAAGGAACTCATCCTGTACTTCGACAAGATCCAAGCTGCGATACTCGACGACGATCCCGACGAGGAAAAGACAAGACTCCGAGAAGCGGCCCTTGAATCCGTGCGCTCCGATTCCGGCCTGCACCAGCTCCTTCCCTACTTTGTCAACTTCATCACAAACCAAGTGACCCACCACCTCGACGACCTCTTCATACTCCGCCAGATGATGGAGCTCGCCGAGGCCGTCATACAGAACCCGAACCTGTTCCTCGACCCCTACGCGAGCGCCCTCTCCGCGCCGATCCTCACCTGCCTCATGTCCCGCAGGCTAGGCggggccgcctcggccgacgAGGGCTCCGACACGCTGCGCGAGCAGTACAGCCTCCGAGAGCTGGCGGCCAGCCTGCTGGAGATGGTGGCCCGCAAGTACGGCGCCACCAACGCGCTGCTGCGTCCCAAGCTGACGCGTACGTGCCTCAAGCACTTCCTCGACCCGACGCGCCCGCCGGCCGTGCTGTTCGGCGCCATCCGCGGCGTGGCCGCGTCGGGCGGCCCGGAGGCCGTGCGCGTCCTGGTCCTGCCCAGCCTCAAGAGCTTCGACGGCGCGGTGCTGCAGCCGCTGAGCGAGAAGGGCGAGGCGCACGCCATGGAGCTCGAGATGCTCGTCGGCGGCATCATGAAGGCCATCGACAGCCTCGTGGGAGGGTCGGCCATCTCCCTCGCCAACGGGGTGAACGGCGTGGATCTGTCCAAGGAAGCGGAACAGGTCACCGAGTTCCTGGGACCCGTCATCGGGCAGAGAGTGGCGCGGTTGGGGAACCACGCGCTAAACAGGGCCATTCTCGAGGTCCGACATTTAGACTAA
- a CDS encoding general substrate transporter encodes MESTHEPADPIAKGVLATAKQSWHDLFIFKQRVVVTNELGETSTEWARPVPLRNPISLLAQLSARNWLFFIVGFLAWVADAYDFHALSIQQVKLAEFYNTTKTNISTAITLTLLLRSVGAAFFGLAGDKWGRKWPMVANMIVLGVLQIGTIYSVTFSDFLAVRALFGLFMGGVYGNAIAMALENSPPDARGLMSGILQQGYSLGYVIAACANLGVGGGDNSWKTVFWIGAGLSIGVGLVRCFFPESQQFLEARAAGKGQASASAFWKETKMMLAQEWKMCVYCIILMTWFNYYSHTSQDSYTTFMLTQKELDNDGASRASILMKVGACVGGTIIGYISQWFGRRRTIIVAALISGLIIPAWILPEGERSLSVTGFFMQFFVQGAWGVIPIHLNELSPPAFRSSFPGLTYQLGNMISSPSAQIVNAIAESHSVTSKSGKSVNAYGPTMGIATAIIATGIAVTTALGPEKRGREFEKTLPAGMNIIQGGKAVDDLEKGDSRDEKPVVGEVEGGNDGSGEKK; translated from the exons ATGGAATCCACACACGAACCAGCTGACCCCATCGCTAAGGGGGTGTTGGCGACAGCCAAACAGTCATGGCACGACCTGTTCATCTTCAAGCAGCGCGTCGTCGTGACAAACGAACTCGGCGAGACGAGCACAGAATGGGCGCGGCCCGTCCCGTTGCGCAACCCGATTAGTCTGCTAGCGCAGCTCTCGGCGCGCAACTGGCTATTTTTCATTGTTGGCTTCCTCGCCTGGGTCGCCGATGCCTACGATTTCC ACGCGCTCTCGATTCAGCAGGTCAAGCTGGCAGAGTTCTACAACACGACCAAGACGAATATCTCCACTGCCATCACCCTTACCCTGCTGTTGCGGTCTGTAGGTGCCGCCTTCTTCGGCCTTGCTGGCGACAAATGGGGCCGCAAGTGGCCAATGGTTGCCAACATGATTGTGCTCGGCGTGCTGCAGATTGGCACAATCTACAGCGTCACCTTCTCCGACTTCCTGGCTGTGCGCGCGCTGTTCGGCCTGTTCATGGGCGGTGT CTACGGCAACGCCATCGCAATGGCACTCGAAAACAGCCCGCCGGACGCCAGAGGTCTGATGTCTGGCATCCTTCAGCAGGGGTACTCCCTCGGCTATGTGATTGCCGCATGCGCAAATCTCGGCGTCGGTGGCGGCGACAACAGCTGGAAAACAGTATTCTGGATCGGTGCTGGCCTTTCCATCGGCGTCGGCCTCGTACGCTGCTTCTTCCCCGAGTCCCAGCAGTTCCTTGAGGCGCGAGCGGCCGGCAAGGGACAGGCCAGCGCGTCAGCCTTCTGGAAGGAGACCAAGATGATGCTCGCGCAGGAGTGGAAGATGTGCGTCTACTGCATCATCCTCATGACTTGGTTCAACT ACTATAGTCACACGTCCCAAGATAGCTACACCACCTTCATGCTCACCCAAAAGGAGCTTGATAATGACGGTGCTAGCCGCGCCAGTATCCTCATGAAAGTCGGAGCTTGCGTGGGTGGGACCATTATTGGCTATATCTCTCAGTGGTTCGGTCGACGGCGCACCATCATTGTGGCCGCCCTCATCAGCGGCCTGATCATCCCGGCGTGGATCCTGCCCGAGGGCGAGCGCAGCCTGTCGGTCACGGGCTTCTTCATGCAGTTCTTCGTTCAAGGTGCCTGGGGCGTCATTCCCATCCACCTCAACGAGTTATCCCCGCCCGCCTTCCGCTCGTCCTTCCCCGGCCTGACGTACCAGCTCGGCAACATGATCTCGTCGCCATCGGCTCAGATCGTGAACGCCATTGCCGAGAGCCACTCGGTAACGAGCAAGAGTGGGAAGTCGGTCAATGCGTACGGCCCGACCATGGGAATTGCCACGGCAATCATTGCCACGGGAATCGCAGTCACCACCGCGTTGGGCCCCGAAAAGCGTGGCCGCGAGTTCGAAAAGACACTGCCGGCGGGTATGAACATCATTCAGGGCGGGAAGGCGGTGGACGACTTGGAGAAGGGCGATTCGAGGGACGAGAAACCGGTGGTTGGAGAGGTGGAAGGTGGGAATGACGGATCAGGGGAGAAGAAATGA